In Romboutsia lituseburensis, a genomic segment contains:
- a CDS encoding transketolase: MKSLERNANEIRKNIVDMIYSSKSGHPGGSLSAVEILTYLYFKEMNIDPQNPKKQDRDRFVLSKGHAAPVLYATLAQRGYFDKEMLNTLRKLHSPLQGHPDSKKLVGVDVSTGSLGQGISNAVGIALGAKIDKSNVRVYSLLGDGEVQEGLVWEALMAAAHYKLDNLVAIIDNNGLQIDGKNEDVMNIYSLKDKLKAFNLNVLEIDGHSFEEIEKAFEIAKNTKEMPTVIIAKTVKGKGVSFMENEAGWHGNAPSLEQRNIAIQELESKGV; encoded by the coding sequence ATGAAAAGTTTAGAACGCAATGCAAACGAAATTAGAAAAAATATCGTTGATATGATTTATTCGTCAAAATCAGGGCATCCAGGTGGATCTTTATCAGCAGTTGAAATACTTACATATTTATACTTTAAAGAAATGAATATAGATCCACAAAATCCTAAAAAGCAAGATAGAGATAGATTTGTACTAAGTAAGGGTCATGCAGCACCTGTTTTATATGCAACACTTGCTCAAAGAGGTTACTTTGATAAAGAGATGTTAAATACATTAAGAAAATTACATTCACCACTACAAGGGCATCCGGATAGCAAGAAATTAGTTGGTGTTGATGTATCTACTGGTTCTTTAGGTCAAGGTATATCAAATGCAGTGGGAATAGCTTTAGGTGCTAAAATAGATAAAAGTAATGTTAGAGTGTACTCATTACTAGGAGATGGGGAAGTACAAGAAGGACTAGTATGGGAAGCGCTTATGGCAGCTGCACACTATAAATTAGATAACTTAGTAGCGATAATAGATAACAATGGATTACAAATAGATGGTAAAAATGAAGATGTAATGAATATATATTCTTTAAAAGATAAATTAAAAGCATTTAATTTAAATGTATTAGAAATAGATGGGCATTCTTTTGAAGAAATAGAAAAAGCATTTGAAATTGCAAAAAATACAAAAGAAATGCCAACAGTTATAATAGCTAAAACTGTAAAAGGTAAAGGGGTTTCATTTATGGAAAATGAAGCAGGATGGCATGGGAATGCTCCTAGTTTAGAACAAAGAAACATAGCAATACAAGAATTAGAGTCTAAGGGGGTATAG
- the fsa gene encoding fructose-6-phosphate aldolase, which translates to MKIFIDTANVDEIKEAATWGILDGVTTNPSLIAKEGRDIKEVINEICGIVDGPISAEVISLECDKMVEEALELVKLHKNIVIKIPMCIEGLKAVNILTQKGIKTNVTLIFSSQQALLAAKSGATYVSPFVGRLDDIGMVGIDLITEVSTIFKAHNIKTEIISASVRNPIHASECALAGSDIATIPFNVLKQMAKHPLTDIGIEKFLADYKNM; encoded by the coding sequence ATGAAAATATTTATAGATACAGCAAACGTAGATGAAATAAAGGAAGCAGCAACATGGGGGATACTAGATGGTGTAACAACAAATCCATCATTAATAGCTAAAGAAGGAAGAGATATAAAAGAAGTAATAAATGAAATATGTGGGATAGTAGATGGACCAATAAGTGCTGAAGTAATAAGCTTAGAGTGTGATAAAATGGTAGAAGAAGCTTTAGAATTAGTAAAGCTACATAAAAATATAGTAATTAAAATACCAATGTGCATAGAAGGATTAAAGGCAGTTAATATATTAACTCAAAAGGGAATAAAAACTAATGTAACTTTAATATTCTCTTCTCAACAAGCGTTACTTGCAGCGAAATCAGGAGCTACTTATGTAAGTCCATTTGTAGGAAGATTAGATGATATAGGTATGGTTGGAATTGATTTAATAACTGAAGTTTCAACTATATTTAAAGCTCATAACATAAAGACAGAAATAATATCAGCAAGTGTTAGAAATCCAATACATGCATCTGAATGTGCATTAGCAGGTTCAGATATTGCTACTATACCATTTAATGTATTAAAGCAAATGGCTAAGCATCCTTTAACTGATATAGGAATAGAAAAGTTTTTAGCTGATTATAAAAATATGTAA
- a CDS encoding class I SAM-dependent methyltransferase, protein MDIRKHNEIAWDNEVKIGNKWTIPVSSVDVKMAKKGNCTILLTPTKPVPNNWIGDVAGKDLLCLASGGGQQGPIFSALGANVTVFDNSKEQLSKDEMVANRDNLNIKLEQGDMRNLSRFDNETFDFIFHPVSNCFIDSVETVWSECYRVLKPGGILIAGFSNPISYIFDLYEWEKNNKLIVRNSIPYSDIEQLPKDQLEERIQTKDTLEFGHSLQSQIGGQIDAGFVISGFYEDKLGDGLLDNHIDTFIATKAIKL, encoded by the coding sequence ATGGATATAAGAAAACACAATGAAATTGCTTGGGACAATGAAGTTAAAATAGGAAATAAATGGACGATACCAGTGAGTTCTGTAGATGTAAAAATGGCTAAGAAGGGAAATTGCACAATACTGTTAACTCCAACAAAGCCTGTCCCTAACAATTGGATAGGAGATGTAGCAGGAAAAGACTTATTATGTCTTGCATCTGGGGGAGGGCAACAAGGGCCTATATTTTCGGCACTTGGGGCTAATGTAACAGTTTTTGATAATAGCAAAGAGCAATTATCAAAAGATGAAATGGTAGCTAATAGAGATAACTTAAATATAAAACTTGAACAAGGTGATATGAGAAATCTATCAAGGTTTGATAATGAAACTTTTGATTTTATATTTCACCCAGTATCTAACTGTTTTATTGATAGTGTCGAAACGGTATGGTCAGAATGCTATAGAGTGCTAAAACCAGGAGGCATATTGATAGCAGGATTTTCAAATCCTATTTCATATATATTTGATTTATATGAATGGGAAAAAAATAATAAATTAATTGTTAGAAATAGCATACCATATTCTGATATAGAACAACTTCCAAAGGATCAGTTAGAAGAAAGAATACAAACTAAAGATACATTAGAATTTGGTCACTCTCTACAAAGTCAAATAGGAGGTCAAATAGACGCTGGTTTTGTAATTAGTGGTTTTTATGAAGATAAGTTAGGGGATGGACTATTAGATAATCATATAGATACATTTATTGCAACTAAAGCAATAAAATTATAA
- a CDS encoding MIP/aquaporin family protein — translation MNVYLAEFIGVAMLIFFGCGVLAGNALKTSGSYQAGNVAINIAWGCTVAMVIFCLGDISGAHINPAITIMQAVKGSFEWSLVPGYILAQIAGGMFGSLLVYLQFIDHWEKTDDAKTKLTIFATAPTIRNNVANFFSEYIVTFGLVFCILGIDTNTFPGGLKPLAVGCLIFLVGTSFGGVTGAALNPARDLGPRLAHFLLPIPGKGSSDFKYAWIPVVAPIMGATTSGLVHNALYEGIVDYRLYMMLGLTLVTFIAIKLLSKNEKISNELIGEVA, via the coding sequence ATGAATGTATATTTAGCAGAATTTATAGGTGTAGCAATGTTAATATTCTTTGGATGTGGGGTTTTAGCAGGAAATGCATTAAAAACTTCAGGGTCATATCAAGCAGGAAATGTAGCAATAAATATTGCTTGGGGATGCACAGTTGCCATGGTTATATTTTGTTTAGGAGATATAAGTGGAGCACATATTAATCCAGCAATAACTATTATGCAAGCTGTAAAAGGAAGTTTTGAATGGAGTTTAGTACCAGGATATATATTAGCACAAATAGCAGGTGGAATGTTTGGTTCACTTTTAGTTTATCTTCAGTTTATTGATCATTGGGAAAAAACAGACGATGCAAAAACTAAGTTAACAATATTTGCAACAGCTCCAACTATAAGAAATAATGTAGCAAACTTTTTTAGTGAATATATAGTAACATTTGGATTAGTATTTTGTATATTAGGAATTGATACAAATACATTCCCAGGAGGATTAAAGCCTTTAGCGGTTGGATGTTTAATCTTTTTAGTAGGTACATCATTTGGAGGAGTAACAGGAGCTGCATTAAACCCAGCTAGAGACTTAGGTCCACGTTTAGCACACTTCCTACTTCCAATACCAGGTAAAGGAAGTTCTGACTTTAAATATGCATGGATACCTGTAGTAGCACCTATAATGGGAGCAACTACTTCTGGATTAGTACATAATGCTTTATATGAAGGCATAGTAGATTATAGACTTTATATGATGTTAGGATTAACATTAGTTACATTTATTGCTATCAAGCTATTAAGCAAAAATGAAAAAATATCAAATGAATTAATAGGTGAAGTTGCATAG
- a CDS encoding LacI family DNA-binding transcriptional regulator: MNIKVKDIAAKSGVSIATVSRYLNKSGYVKQETRELIKNAIQEIKEQDKTYVRERNIAVVFPDLSNMFFTDALKGLTEEAEKLNYNVFSFDSGESIEKEMKIIDVLNDFNICGLIITTTIKNRETTKQHIQKLNSLGVPVILLDRDLIFCDFDGVFIDNQKGAFDGVDTLITSGHKEIAVITGPLEYETAQHRLEGYKQAHKINGLEVNEEYIYEGDFHVDSGYKFTKEIIKNNKDVTAIFICNNMMTLGAINALNEMNIKIGQDISLLGFDDLEFFTYLGLNISVVSRPTSEMGKMAFEVLSKKLIDEEPCATQNIVLKPSIVIRGSEKLKGNNKK; the protein is encoded by the coding sequence ATGAACATAAAAGTAAAAGATATAGCAGCTAAATCAGGAGTATCTATAGCTACGGTTTCTAGATATTTAAATAAATCAGGATATGTAAAACAAGAAACAAGAGAACTTATAAAAAATGCAATACAAGAAATAAAAGAACAAGATAAAACATATGTAAGAGAAAGAAACATTGCAGTAGTATTTCCAGACTTATCAAACATGTTTTTTACAGATGCTCTTAAAGGATTAACTGAGGAAGCAGAAAAATTAAATTATAATGTATTTTCATTTGATAGCGGTGAAAGTATAGAAAAAGAAATGAAAATAATAGATGTTTTAAATGATTTTAATATTTGTGGGTTAATAATTACTACCACTATAAAAAATAGAGAAACAACTAAGCAACATATTCAAAAATTAAACTCTTTAGGTGTACCTGTAATACTATTAGACAGAGATTTGATATTCTGTGATTTTGACGGAGTTTTTATTGACAATCAAAAAGGTGCTTTTGATGGAGTAGATACTTTAATAACTTCGGGTCATAAAGAAATAGCAGTAATAACAGGTCCATTGGAATATGAAACAGCACAGCATAGACTAGAAGGATATAAACAAGCACACAAAATAAATGGCTTAGAAGTTAATGAAGAGTATATATATGAAGGTGATTTTCATGTTGACTCAGGATATAAATTTACAAAAGAGATAATAAAAAATAATAAAGATGTAACAGCGATATTTATCTGCAATAATATGATGACACTAGGTGCTATAAATGCATTAAATGAGATGAATATAAAAATAGGACAAGATATATCATTATTAGGATTTGATGACTTAGAATTCTTTACATACTTAGGATTAAATATAAGTGTTGTATCTAGGCCAACTTCTGAAATGGGGAAAATGGCTTTTGAAGTATTATCAAAAAAGTTAATAGATGAAGAACCTTGTGCCACTCAAAACATAGTATTAAAGCCAAGTATCGTAATAAGAGGTTCAGAAAAATTAAAAGGAAATAATAAAAAATAG
- a CDS encoding peptide chain release factor 3 — protein MTEQNLNLIDEVKRRRTFAIISHPDAGKTTLTEKFLLYGGAIREAGSVKSRRSQKHAVSDWMEIEKQRGISVASSVLQFEYNNFCINILDTPGHQDFSEDTYRTLMAADCAVMVIDSAKGVEEQTKKLFHVCKMRGIPIFTFINKMDRQGKDPFELLEDIENVLGIRSCPVNWPIGSGKEFRGVFNRHKNQIELFDDGNHGQSIANSITGEVTDEKFNTLLGDALHSKLLEDIELLDIAGDNFDLDKILNGELSPVFFGSALTNFGVEPFLESFLEITPPPMPRSSNLGDIDPNSDNFSGFIFKIQANMDKAHRDRIAFLRICSGKFEKGMAVNHVQRNKKIKLSQPQQFVAQDRVIIDTAYPGDIIGIHDPGIFNIGDTLSEKQSKLEYTGIPQFAPEHFARISTKNALKRKQFVKGITQLAEEGAIQVFKQPNFGMEELIVGVVGVLQFEVLEYRLKQEYGVDMLMNSLPYRYVRWIENDISKSGKLSMPMDTLLVEDKNRNPVVLFQNEWSIRHFIERNEHLSLRETSL, from the coding sequence ATGACAGAACAAAATTTAAACTTGATTGATGAAGTTAAAAGAAGAAGAACTTTTGCAATCATTTCCCATCCCGATGCAGGAAAAACTACATTAACTGAAAAGTTCCTATTATATGGTGGAGCCATTCGTGAAGCAGGATCTGTTAAATCAAGAAGATCTCAAAAACATGCAGTCTCTGACTGGATGGAAATTGAAAAACAAAGAGGTATATCTGTTGCATCAAGTGTTCTTCAATTTGAATATAATAACTTTTGTATAAACATTCTTGATACTCCTGGACATCAAGATTTCAGTGAAGACACTTATAGAACTCTTATGGCAGCAGACTGTGCAGTAATGGTTATTGACTCTGCTAAAGGGGTTGAGGAGCAAACAAAGAAATTATTCCATGTTTGTAAAATGAGAGGAATTCCAATTTTCACATTCATAAATAAAATGGACCGTCAAGGAAAAGACCCATTTGAGCTACTTGAAGATATTGAAAATGTGTTAGGAATTCGTTCTTGCCCAGTAAACTGGCCAATTGGTTCTGGTAAAGAATTTAGAGGTGTATTTAACCGTCATAAAAATCAAATAGAATTATTTGATGATGGTAACCACGGACAATCTATTGCTAACTCTATAACTGGAGAAGTAACTGATGAAAAATTCAATACTTTATTAGGTGATGCTCTTCATTCAAAATTACTAGAAGACATTGAACTTTTAGATATAGCTGGTGATAATTTTGATTTAGATAAAATATTAAATGGTGAATTATCACCTGTATTCTTCGGAAGTGCCCTTACTAACTTTGGTGTTGAACCATTTTTAGAGTCATTTTTAGAGATAACACCACCACCTATGCCTCGTAGCAGTAACTTAGGTGATATAGACCCTAATTCTGATAACTTCTCAGGATTTATATTTAAAATCCAAGCTAATATGGATAAAGCTCATAGAGATAGAATTGCATTCCTTAGAATTTGCTCTGGTAAATTCGAAAAAGGTATGGCAGTAAATCATGTTCAAAGAAATAAGAAGATAAAACTTTCTCAACCACAACAGTTTGTGGCACAAGACCGTGTTATAATAGATACAGCTTATCCAGGAGATATTATAGGTATACACGACCCAGGTATATTTAATATTGGTGATACTTTAAGTGAAAAACAATCAAAGCTTGAGTACACTGGTATACCACAATTTGCTCCTGAACATTTTGCAAGAATTTCTACAAAGAATGCTCTTAAGAGAAAGCAATTTGTAAAAGGTATTACACAATTAGCAGAAGAAGGTGCTATACAAGTATTCAAACAACCTAACTTTGGTATGGAAGAACTTATAGTAGGAGTTGTTGGAGTTTTACAGTTTGAAGTTTTAGAATATCGTCTAAAGCAAGAGTATGGTGTTGACATGTTAATGAACTCACTACCTTACCGCTATGTACGTTGGATTGAAAATGATATTTCTAAATCTGGCAAGCTTTCAATGCCAATGGATACACTACTAGTTGAAGATAAAAATAGAAATCCAGTTGTATTATTCCAAAATGAATGGTCTATTAGACACTTCATTGAAAGAAATGAACATTTAAGTTTAAGAGAAACTTCTTTATAA
- a CDS encoding transketolase family protein, with translation MGLATREAYGKALVQLGKENENIVVLDADLSKSTKTADFAKEYKERFINVGIAEQNLMGLSAGLASYGKIPFASTFAVFATGRAFEIIRNSICYPNLNVKIAATHAGITVGEDGGSHQSIEDIALMSSLPNMTVIVPADEAETAQVIKEAARINGPVYIRLGRLSAEDIFDENYKFEVGKGVTVKEGNDITIVTTGLTTNIALEAAKELENDNVNVRVIHMPTIKPIDEEILIKAAKETKCLITFEEHSIIGGLGDRVCAVTSLKSPVKVRKVGIEDTFGQSGTPKELLQHYGLTKENIKNVVMEEINN, from the coding sequence ATGGGATTAGCTACTAGAGAAGCATACGGAAAAGCATTAGTGCAATTAGGAAAAGAAAATGAAAATATAGTAGTATTAGATGCGGATTTATCAAAGTCTACTAAAACAGCAGACTTTGCAAAGGAATATAAAGAGAGATTTATAAATGTAGGTATAGCAGAACAAAATCTAATGGGATTAAGTGCAGGTCTTGCCTCTTATGGAAAAATACCTTTTGCAAGTACATTCGCAGTATTTGCCACAGGTAGAGCATTTGAAATAATAAGAAATTCAATATGTTATCCTAACTTAAATGTAAAAATAGCTGCAACTCATGCAGGTATAACTGTTGGAGAAGATGGAGGATCTCATCAATCGATAGAAGATATAGCTTTAATGTCATCACTTCCAAATATGACGGTAATAGTTCCAGCAGATGAGGCTGAAACTGCTCAAGTAATAAAAGAAGCAGCAAGAATAAATGGACCTGTATATATAAGATTAGGAAGACTTTCAGCAGAGGATATATTTGATGAAAATTATAAATTTGAAGTTGGAAAAGGTGTAACTGTAAAAGAAGGTAATGATATAACAATAGTTACAACAGGTCTTACTACGAATATAGCATTAGAAGCAGCAAAAGAATTAGAAAATGATAATGTTAATGTAAGAGTAATACATATGCCTACTATAAAACCTATCGATGAAGAAATATTAATAAAAGCAGCTAAAGAAACTAAGTGTTTAATTACTTTTGAAGAACATTCAATAATAGGTGGATTAGGCGATAGAGTGTGTGCTGTAACAAGTTTAAAATCACCAGTTAAGGTAAGAAAAGTTGGGATAGAGGATACTTTTGGACAATCAGGTACACCAAAAGAGCTATTACAACACTATGGATTAACTAAAGAAAATATAAAAAATGTAGTAATGGAAGAAATAAATAATTAA
- the rbsK gene encoding ribokinase gives MEKICVIGSLNMDLVVNVCEMPKKGQTLIGSKFREIPGGKGGNQAVAASRLGGDVYMIGKVGNDGFGESLLKQLKADNVNTKYVQVEEGPSGVALITVDENAENAIVVSPGANFKLTETDIDKCIDAIKESATVVIQLETPIDTIKYALEKSKELGKFTILNPAPAVKLSDDIIKNVDLLTPNETELEILSGVSINCEDDIKKAANVMIEKGVKQLIVTLGSKGSLYLDKDTMEFKKSYKVDAVDTTAAGDSYTGALSVALSQNKSIDEAMEFASKVGALCVTKVGAQTSIPNLYDIENYKF, from the coding sequence ATGGAAAAGATATGTGTAATAGGAAGCCTTAATATGGACTTAGTTGTAAATGTTTGTGAAATGCCAAAGAAAGGTCAAACTTTAATAGGAAGCAAATTTAGAGAAATACCAGGTGGAAAAGGTGGAAACCAAGCTGTTGCAGCATCAAGACTTGGTGGAGATGTATATATGATAGGTAAAGTTGGAAATGATGGTTTTGGAGAAAGTTTATTAAAACAATTAAAAGCAGACAATGTAAATACTAAATATGTACAAGTTGAAGAAGGACCAAGTGGTGTAGCTCTTATAACAGTAGATGAAAATGCTGAAAATGCTATAGTAGTTTCACCAGGAGCAAACTTTAAGTTAACAGAAACTGATATAGATAAATGTATAGATGCAATAAAGGAAAGCGCTACAGTAGTAATACAACTTGAAACACCAATAGATACAATAAAATATGCTTTAGAAAAATCGAAAGAACTAGGTAAGTTTACAATATTAAACCCAGCACCAGCAGTTAAGTTAAGCGATGACATTATAAAAAATGTAGATTTATTAACACCAAATGAAACTGAATTAGAGATATTAAGTGGAGTAAGCATAAACTGTGAAGATGATATAAAAAAAGCAGCTAACGTAATGATAGAAAAAGGTGTAAAACAACTTATAGTTACATTAGGATCGAAGGGAAGTCTTTACTTAGATAAAGATACTATGGAATTTAAAAAATCATATAAAGTAGATGCAGTAGATACTACAGCTGCAGGGGATAGTTACACAGGAGCATTATCAGTAGCACTTTCTCAAAATAAGAGTATAGATGAGGCTATGGAATTTGCATCAAAAGTAGGGGCTTTATGTGTTACTAAGGTAGGAGCACAAACTTCAATACCTAATTTATATGACATTGAAAACTACAAATTCTAG
- a CDS encoding GNAT family N-acetyltransferase: MENYCIKNVDFRDIEEAFELVKDVFMEFDAPEYSQEGVNEFINKIIENKEFINKFKTGEQMMIGAFHNNKIIGVLAISTRNHISLVFVDKKYHRMGIATKLVNEIASRLKSKNIDKIKLNSSPYAIQFYEKIGFIATDIEQIKNGIRYVPMELTL; the protein is encoded by the coding sequence ATGGAAAATTACTGTATTAAAAACGTTGATTTTAGAGATATAGAAGAAGCGTTTGAATTAGTAAAAGATGTATTTATGGAATTTGATGCTCCAGAATATAGCCAAGAGGGAGTAAATGAATTTATAAATAAAATAATTGAAAATAAAGAGTTTATTAATAAATTTAAAACGGGTGAGCAAATGATGATAGGAGCTTTTCATAACAATAAAATTATTGGAGTATTAGCTATTAGTACAAGAAATCATATATCACTTGTTTTTGTAGACAAGAAATATCATAGAATGGGTATTGCAACGAAATTAGTCAATGAAATTGCTAGTAGGTTAAAATCAAAAAATATAGATAAAATTAAGCTAAATTCATCGCCATATGCGATACAATTTTATGAAAAAATAGGCTTTATAGCCACAGATATAGAGCAGATTAAAAATGGAATAAGATATGTACCAATGGAGCTTACGTTGTAA
- a CDS encoding DUF1648 domain-containing protein: MNNNMVFLAVFMPIFLMAHLLIYNIQFISGKNYFYGVYVKNITLNEEDKKRIDKGYKRKMNLTFLIMLLIFIINMVLKKYSSEIIIVILMLGYTIVSFVFLKTYYVEVKALKSNILNLQENHNLKNENESKKIIIDTQLLNAKTRLKKKFTVLFGICVALSIISALYLAFNYNNLPDTIITHWGPDGKPDGFSQKSLQSVFFVSFIDLTLVVLMAFMTVETIGARVYLDIINLEENRKKAIKYLNRLGYCFLLLTLSIQSITTTMPIFMVNQMDVPMILFIPSMILPMFFGIVSMYYFIRLSSLKSKNKDINSLDSDDEKWIYGFIYYNKDDSSFMVEKRFGAGWTFNLACFKGKMITILLVVMIVGSLIIPFFI, from the coding sequence ATGAATAACAATATGGTTTTTTTAGCAGTATTTATGCCTATATTTTTAATGGCTCACTTACTTATATATAACATACAGTTTATAAGTGGTAAAAATTATTTTTATGGTGTATATGTAAAAAATATTACATTAAATGAAGAAGATAAAAAGCGAATTGACAAAGGCTATAAAAGAAAAATGAACTTAACATTTTTAATAATGTTATTAATATTTATAATTAATATGGTCTTAAAAAAGTATAGTAGTGAAATAATTATAGTAATCCTAATGCTTGGATATACAATCGTATCCTTTGTTTTTCTAAAAACGTATTATGTAGAAGTGAAAGCATTAAAAAGTAATATACTAAATTTACAAGAAAATCATAATTTAAAAAATGAGAATGAAAGTAAAAAAATAATTATAGATACACAATTATTAAATGCAAAGACTAGATTGAAGAAAAAATTTACTGTATTATTTGGAATATGCGTAGCATTATCTATAATTTCAGCATTATACTTAGCTTTTAATTATAATAACTTGCCAGATACAATAATTACACACTGGGGACCAGATGGAAAGCCGGATGGATTTTCACAAAAAAGCTTGCAAAGTGTATTTTTTGTTAGTTTTATAGATTTAACATTAGTAGTACTAATGGCATTTATGACAGTAGAAACAATTGGTGCAAGAGTGTATTTAGATATTATTAATTTAGAAGAGAACAGAAAAAAAGCTATAAAATACCTAAATAGATTAGGATATTGTTTTTTACTACTAACTTTAAGTATACAATCAATTACGACAACGATGCCAATTTTCATGGTTAATCAAATGGATGTACCAATGATATTATTTATACCAAGTATGATTTTACCAATGTTTTTCGGCATAGTATCCATGTATTACTTTATTAGACTTTCATCATTAAAAAGCAAAAACAAAGATATAAATTCATTAGATTCAGATGATGAAAAATGGATTTATGGATTTATATATTACAATAAAGACGACTCATCATTTATGGTAGAGAAAAGATTTGGAGCAGGATGGACCTTTAACTTAGCATGTTTTAAAGGAAAAATGATCACAATACTTTTAGTAGTAATGATAGTTGGTTCACTTATAATTCCATTTTTTATATAA